The genomic stretch AAAAGAAATAATTTTCATCTGCGGAACAAACGGAAAAACCACCACAAGCAACCTTTTATACTCTATGATTAAAAACGAGGGCAAAAAGGTTGTGTGCAACAACGTCGGCGCAAATATGCTCCCCGGTGTGTGCTGTGCGTTTGTCGAAAGCGCGAATATTTTCGGCAAAATCAATGCCGACTATGCGGTTATCGAGTGCGACGAGGCGAGCATCAGGCGCATTGTGCCGTATGTAAAGCCCGACAAGGTTGTTATAACAAATCTTTTCCGCGACCAGCTTGACCGCTACGGCGAGATTGACATAACGATAAAACTTCTCACCGAGGCGTTTGACAAGCTCGGCAAGGTTAATTTAATTCTCAACGGCGACGACCCTCTGTGCACTTATTTCGGCACAAAATACAACGCGGTTTACTACGGTGTTGACGAAAAAACAAACGTTGAAACAAACGAAATAAAAGAGGGCAGATTTTGCCTTGTATGCGGTGAGGAACTTAAATATAACTACTATCACTACAGCCAGCTTGGCGATTATTACTGCGAAAAGTGCGGATTTAAACGTCCGAAGCTTGATTACAGTGCGAAAAACGTTGACCTTGACGGCATAATGAAATTTGATATAAATTTCGACGGAAAAACCTTGCCCGTTTCGGTGGATTACAAGGGATTTTACAACATTTACAATATTCTTGCCGCCTTTTCCGCGTTTGCGTCGCTCAATCTCGCGTTTGGCAACATTGGCAACATCGGAAAAACGCTTGCGGAATATAAACCGCAAATCGGCAGAATGGAAAGTTTTAATATCGGCGGTAAAAAGGTGATATTAAACTTATCGAAAAATCCCGCGGGATTTAATCAGGCGATTGCCACACTCAATGCCGATC from Qingrenia yutianensis encodes the following:
- a CDS encoding Mur ligase family protein: MFLRRILAITVSKASIILGRLMGKKGSSTPGEIALKICPDILSYLSKQIKKEIIFICGTNGKTTTSNLLYSMIKNEGKKVVCNNVGANMLPGVCCAFVESANIFGKINADYAVIECDEASIRRIVPYVKPDKVVITNLFRDQLDRYGEIDITIKLLTEAFDKLGKVNLILNGDDPLCTYFGTKYNAVYYGVDEKTNVETNEIKEGRFCLVCGEELKYNYYHYSQLGDYYCEKCGFKRPKLDYSAKNVDLDGIMKFDINFDGKTLPVSVDYKGFYNIYNILAAFSAFASLNLAFGNIGNIGKTLAEYKPQIGRMESFNIGGKKVILNLSKNPAGFNQAIATLNADPEEKDVFAVINDNAQDGRDISWIWDVDFELMAKSNIKSLTAGGIRRDDVAVRFKYADLKDFDVLENNIKNLAEIIGRSKRTLYVLVNYTALFSTQTNLLKLEKEEEK